A window from Gopherus flavomarginatus isolate rGopFla2 chromosome 4, rGopFla2.mat.asm, whole genome shotgun sequence encodes these proteins:
- the LOC127049534 gene encoding uncharacterized protein LOC127049534 gives MQMEQFLEGVPEETERYILDGKPKTVTEVREIGAKWVEVAEKKTTTSNWSEYQRGQTETKLYHQGQTKAPPTTQGKPHTPYCPTSPVSSNPPRPSDQSAGRCFKCNELGHIKAHCPKNPNRVQFITPQSHQRSPGPDASQIPSERRETLKVGRKKVITWRDTGAQVSAIHQSLVDPQFIIPEAQVTIHPFMSNSVDLPTTELPVQYKGWSGMWTSAVYDNYPIPMLLGRLGQPCESGQEGGNGHTHQAKQASTPIPVPEPPTRALSVLPETQTEVMELDLLPMNATATVNPVPEPELAKQPAPEPLPALTPALANPSTIPTPGDISGPELTEAADNPTQEAQPEPEISHGAPSESSSQSTKTTPSPTSLPEGPSPSPQSKEELMSPASRE, from the coding sequence atgcaaatggagcagttcttagagggtgttcctgaggaaactgaaagatacatcctagatgggaagcccaaaactgtaaccgaggtgaGGGAGATTGGAGctaaatgggtggaagtggcagaaaagaaaacaacTACTAGCaattggagcgaatatcagagggggcaaaccgaaaccaAACTCTATCACCAGGGGCAaaccaaggccccacctacaacccaaggaaagccccacaCACCTtactgtcccacctcaccagtctccagcaacccacctcggcccagtgaccagtcagctgggcgatgttttaaatgtaatgaactgggacatataaaggcccactgccccaagaaccccaaccgagtacagttcattacaccacaatcacaccaaagatctccaggcccagatgcctctcaaataccctcggagcgaagggaaaccttgaaagtgggcagaaagaaggttatcacatggagggacactggggcacaagtgtcagctatccaccaatccttagtggatcccCAATTCATCatcccagaggcccaagtgacaattcacccattcatgtcaaactctgtagacttgcctacaactgagttgcctgtccagtacaagggctggtcaggaatgtggacttctgcagtctatgacaattatcccatccccatgctactgggaagacttggccaaccatgtgaatctggccaagagggtgggaatggtcacacgcaccaggccaagcaagcttccacccccatccctgttcctgagccgcccaccagggccctgtctgtgttaccagagactcaGACAGAGGTGATGGAACTggatcttctacccatgaatgctacagccacagtgaatccagtcccagaaccggaactggcaaagcaaccagcaccagaaccgttgccagcactgactccagcgcttgcaaatccatctacaATTCCAACACCAGGGGACATCAGCGGGCCTGAActgacagaagcagcagacaaccctacccaagaggctcagccagagcctgaaatatcacacgGTGCACCATCGGAGAGCAGTTCAcaatcaacaaaaacaaccccatcacctacatcgcttccagagggaccaagcccaagtccacagtctaaggaggaactgatgtctccagcatcaagggaatag
- the LOC127049540 gene encoding uncharacterized protein LOC127049540 produces MHWPGGQEKPRELLHFISCLASVESSPAQITTQTSSAQVTKQSPENQKRATAWTAWEVLDLITIWGEDSILTELRSKRRNEKTFEKISKAMMQRGHTRASVQCRVKVKELRQAYQKTREANGRSRAGPKTCHFYAELHAVLGGSATTTPSLSVDSEVGVVISAMAEDSADGEDEEEEEEDELAESTQHSVLSNSQELFLTLMELPSQATIPHNEAMEGTSAANFSSLPPPSRRLSQIRWRKKKIQDKKFSEIMEVTCNERAHLNEWKDMVSNYRKDDSEREDRRDARDERWPQEDQRWWDATLGLLRDQTDML; encoded by the exons atgcactggccaggtggacaggaaaagccccgtgaacttttgcatttcatttcctgtttggccagcgtggagagctcaccagcacagatTACCACACAGACCTCGTCAGCACAGGTAACaaagcagtctcctgagaatcaaaaaagagctacagcatggaccgcatgggaggtactggatctgatcactatatggggagaggattccatcctaacagaactccgttccaaaagacgaaatgaaaaaacatttgaaaagatttccaaggccatgatgcagagaggccacaccagggccTCAGtccagtgccgtgtgaaagttaaggagctccgacaagcctaccagaaaaccagagaagcaaatggaaggtccagggcagggccaaaaacatgccacttctatgctgagctgcatgcagttctcggggggtccgccaccactaccccatccctgtccgtggattctgaggtgggggtggtaatctcagccatggctgaggattctgcggacggggaagatgaggaggaggaagaggaggacgagcttgcagagagcacacagcactccgttctctccaacagccaggagctttttctcactctgatggaattaccctcccaagccactatcccacacaatgaagccatggaagggacctctg ctgcaaatttttcaagtctccctcctccatcccgaaggttatctcagataaggtggcggaaaaaaaagatACAAGACAAAAAGttttcagaaatcatggaagtgacctgcaatgaaagagctcatctgaatgagtggaaggacatggtatcaaattacaggaaagatgatagtgaacgtgaggacaggagggacgctcgagatgagaggtggccgcaggaagatcagcggtggtgggatgcaactctggggctgctgcgtgatcaaactgacatgctgtaa